In the Mastacembelus armatus chromosome 2, fMasArm1.2, whole genome shotgun sequence genome, one interval contains:
- the LOC113127606 gene encoding neuronal acetylcholine receptor subunit alpha-2-like, translated as MPIIKTAAEWDLLLLFCSQVPLRCFSATVTESTESEKAQNKESAFVLLAEDWTRVHTEDELFRSLFGGYNKWTRPARNITDVVIIKFGLSIAQLIDVDEKNQMMTTNVWLKQEWTDYKLQWSPSDFDNVTSIRVPSELIWVPDIVLYNNADGEFAITHMTKAQLFHTGRVRWVPPAIYKSSCSIDVTFFPFDQQSCKMKFGSWTYDRAKIDLEPFEDTVDLKDYWESGEWAIVNAVGTYNTKKYDCCHEIYPDITYYFVIRRLPLFYTINLIIPCLLISCLTVLVFYLPSDCGEKITLCISVLLSLTVFLLLITEIIPSTSLVIPLIGEYLLFTMIFVTLSIVITVFVLNVHHRSSATHTMPRWVRRLFLSTVPRWLCMKRPHHGLRPVRRRHLPVWTPGPSHVTSTWITQESDVDLHGYQDGSGRHSRLHLDSLDTRDKIHYCDFCGYPNNENLARFGVKIRGRPGISFLSPPAPSLGYSLPTLSPDWDTPPVHGLIQSPSACALSPAVVSALEGIAYIAEHLRAEDADFSVKEDWKYVAMVVDRIFLWMFVIVCLLGTVGLFLPPWLSGMI; from the exons ATGCCCATcatcaaaacagcagcagagtgggACCTCTTACTTTTGTTCTGCTCTCAGGTGCCGCTGCGCTGCTTCTCTGCTACGGTGACGGAGTCGACGGAATCCGAGAAGGCTCAGAACAAGGAGAGCGCGTTTGTCT TGCTGGCTGAAGACTGGACTCGTGTTCACACTGAGGACGAGCTCTTCAGGAGCTTGTTTGGAGGCTACAACAAGTGGACCCGACCGGCACGCAACATCACCGACGTGGTCATCATCAAGTTTGGCCTGTCTATCGCGCAGCTCATAGACGTG GATGAGAAAAATCAGATGATGACGACAAACGTGTGGCTGAAACAG GAATGGACGGACTATAAGCTGCAGTGGAGTCCGTCCGATTTCGACAACGTGACATCCATCAGAGTTCCTTCTGAGCTCATCTGGGTGCCAGACATTGTGCTGTACAACAA TGCAGACGGAGAGTTTGCCATCACCCACATGACCAAGGCCCAGCTGTTTCACACAGGTCGTGTCCGCTGGGTACCCCCGGCCATCTACAAGTCGTCCTGCTCCATTGACGTCACTTTCTTCCCATTTGACCAGCAGAGCTGCAAGATGAAGTTTGGCTCCTGGACGTACGACCGGGCAAAGATCGACCTGGAGCCCTTTGAGGACACTGTGGACCTCAAG GATTACTGGGAGAGTGGAGAGTGGGCGATTGTCAACGCTGTGGGCACGTACAACACCAAGAAATATGACTGCTGCCATGAGATCTACCCCGACATCACCTACTATTTTGTGATTCGCCGCCTCCCATTGTTCTACACCATCAACCTCATCATCCCCTGCCTCCTCATCTCCTGTCTCACCGTCCTGGTGTTCTACCTGCCATCAGACTGTGGTGAGAAGATCACGCTGTGCATCTCCGTTCTGCTGTCACTCACCGtcttcctgctgctcatcaCAGAGATCATCCCCTCCACGTCCCTGGTCATCCCGCTGATTGGCGAGTACCTGCTCTTCACCATGATTTTTGTCACGCTGTCCATCGTCatcactgtgtttgtgctgaatGTGCACCACCGGTCATCGGCGACTCACACCATGCCCCGATGGGTTCGGAGGCTTTTCCTGTCCACGGTGCCACGCTGGCTGTGCATGAAGCGGCCGCATCACGGTCTCAGGCCTGTCCG GCGGCGTCACCTCCCAGTCTGGACTCCTGGCCCCTCCCACGTCACATCCACCTGGATCACCCAGGAGTCTGACGTCGATCTCCATGGCTACCAGGATGGCAGCGGACGCCACAGCAGGCTCCACCTTGATTCGTTGGATACCAGAGATAAAATTCACTactgtgatttttgtggttacCCAAACAATGAGAATTTGGCAAGGTTTGGGGTGAAGATACGTGGAAGACCAGGgatttctttcctctctcctcctgctccatcTCTTGGTTATAGCCTTCCCACACTAAGCCCAGACTGGGACACCCCTCCTGTGCATGGATTGATTCAGAGCCCGTCAGCCTGTGCTCTGTCTCCTGCAGTGGTATCAGCCCTGGAGGGGATCGCATATATCGCAGAGCACCTGAGGGCAGAGGATGCAGACTTTTCA GTGAAGGAGGACTGGAAGTATGTGGCCATGGTCGTAGACCGCATCTTCCTGTGGATGTTCGtcattgtgtgtctgctggGGACAGTTGGACTCTTCCTGCCTCCTTGGCTCTCTGGGATGATTTAG
- the LOC113127446 gene encoding short-chain dehydrogenase/reductase family 9C member 7, which produces MKLPRTVMNETAQPRYSSRRPSHRVFHRYFPSMSTVLLIAQIIGIIPISATLLFILAKLVSHHCCSREQDGSGYAVLITGCDSGFGHLLAQRLDQKGFVVFAGCLSPEGAGAQSLVRQTSTNLKILKLDVTSDEDVRRTKKMVQDNLPEKGLWAVMNNAGISDWAEIEWSTVQDFRSMIDVNLLGSIRTSIAFLPLVRATNGRMVYVSSIFAFFNCLNMGAYSVSKRGLEAFADCLRVEMASFGVKVSIIQPGNFGQATNILKMKSSLTIWEKLDEERKQIFNQSYVEVASEYFMSMCKAGCEDADPVINAMLHAVTSAQPKYRYLLVPAMDVFFFKLFPFLPTSLTDAVFSLSSMYAKRKEMLHAK; this is translated from the exons ATGAAATTACCACGGACAGTTATGAATGAAACAGCCCAGCCCAGATACAGTAGCAGACGGCCGTCACACCGAGTGTTTCACAGATACTTCCCCAGTATGAGCACCGTCCTCCTCATTGCCCAGATCATCGGCATCATCCCCATTTCTGCcactctgctcttcatcctcGCCAAGCTGGTCTCCCATCACTGCTGCAGCCGTGAGCAGGATGGCTCTGGCTATGCTGTGCTGATAACAGGCTGTGACAGTGGCTTTGGACACCTGCTGGCTCAGCGTTTGGACCAAAAAGGGTTTGTGGTGTTCGCTGGGTGTTTGTCTCCAGAAGGAGCCGGAGCCCAGAGTCTGGTCAGACAGACCTCCACTAATCTGAAAATCCTCAAACTGGACGTCACGAGCGATGAAGACGTGCGGCGGACGAAGAAGATGGTTCAGGACAACCTGCCAGAGAAAG GTCTGTGGGCGGTCATGAACAATGCTGGGATCTCGGACTGGGCTGAGATTGAATGGAGCACAGTTCAGGATTTCCGCAGCATGATTGACGTCAACCTTTTAGGAAGCATCAGGACTTCTATTGCATTTCTGCCTCTGGTTCGTGCCACCAATG GTCGGATGGTTTACGTGTCAAGTATCTTTGCCTTCTTCAACTGCCTGAACATGGGCGCATACAGTGTGTCAAAGAGAGGACTGGAGGCGTTTGCAGATTGCTTGAGGGTGGAAATGGCCAGTTTTGGAGTGAAG GTCAGTATCATCCAGCCTGGTAATTTCGGCCAGGCCACCAACATCCTGAAGATGAAATCAAGTCTGACCATTTGGGAGAAACTAGATGAGGAGCGCAAGCAGATCTTCAACCAGTCGTATGTTGAAGTGGCCAGCGAGTACTTCATGTCGATGTGCAAGGCAGGATGCGAGGACGCCGACCCAGTCATCAACGCCATGCTGCATGCCGTCACATCCGCTCAGCCAAAATACAGATACCTGCTGGTCCCTGCGATGGATGTATTTTTCTTCAAGCTCTTCCCTTTTCTGCCCACATCCCTCACTGATGCCGTGTTCTCCCTGAGCTCCATGTACGctaaaaggaaagaaatgctTCATGCTAAATAG